TCCAGTAAAAATCACCGCTTACAATATCTTTAGGTTTATAAAAAATGAAATAATCGGATAAACCGGCAGCTTTAAGATCAATCGCCGGTAAAACGGCTTTTTGAATTCTTTCAGCATATTTAATACTGTCAGTTATTTCTTCATTTGTTCTTTCAATTTCAATTTTTTGATCTGTAATTTGTTTATTTGCTTTTTCAAGATACTCTTTTTGTGAAGTAATTTCTTCATTTTGCTGGTTCAGTTCATCGTTATTATGTTCAATTTGTTCCTTTTGTGCTTTTAATTTAATATTTTTCCTTCTTGCTGAAATTAAGCTGTATATAATTAATGCCAGTATTACTAATACAAATCCGAAAGTCCAAAGAAATCTCTTTTTTTCATCTTCTTGTTTTTCAATCGTTAATTGTTTCTTTTCATTTTTTATTTTTAAAAATTTTATTTCTTTTTGTTTATGCTTTTCTTTTATTTCTTTTTGTTTTAAAACAAGATTCTGAATTGCCTTGTCATGTTCTAAATTCTTTATTTGTTGCTCTTTAAACAAAGCATTTCTTTTTTGCATTTCCAAAGCCAATGTTTTTAATGCCGTTTCTTTTTCAGATTTTGCAAGTTCTCTTTCCTTATTTGCAAGTTTTAAATCTTGCTCTCTTTTTTCAGCTTCCAATTTCATCTGTTTCAGCAACATATCTTTAACCTCTTCATCTGCTAATTTTAAATGCAATTCCTTTTCTGAATTTTCCAGTTCATATATTCTTTGAGACATCATTTGTTCAGATATCCTCTTCTCAACCAATAAAGAATCTCTGATTTCCAAATGCTTTTTATAAAAATCCAGAGCTTTTTGAAAATCATCAAGTGCCTGCAGAATAGTCGAGTATGTTCTGTAATTATTTTTCAATACTACTTTATCTTCTGATTTTTCTGCATCTTCAATTGACTCAATGCTGTATTCGGTTGCATTATATAAATCGTCTTTTTGATAATATACAAGAGCAATTATATTGTTTATAATTGCTCTTTGTCTGTAATTACTGTCAATCTCGCATATTTCTCGTGCTTTAATAAATGAAACAATTGATTCGTCATAATCTCCTTTGTTCTGAAGGCATATACCAATATTAGTATGTGTTATTGCACTGAATTTATTATCTGTATCTGCATTATTTGATTCCTCATCAGCCTTTTTAAAAGCATTTAAAGCAGATTGATTTTCTTTTAATCTCACATACAAGTAACCGATATTATTTTGTATTACAGCTTTTTTCTTAAAATCATTTTGGGATTCATAAATTGAATATAACTCATTATTATGTTTTACGGCATCTCTGAATAATCCTTTCTTCTTTGAAATTTGTATCAGTTTATTTAAAGATAATATAATGTTTGCTGTATCTTTTTTGCTTAAGGAATTATTGTAATTCTGCATAAAAAACCCGGCTGCACTGTCATATTTTTTCGTTCGAAAATATGAATCGCCTATATAATTCGCAATCTTTTGATTGAATAAATAAGTTTTTTCAGATTTTGGTTTTATACTGTCGCACAAATTAAAATAGATGAGAGATTTATTATAAGCTTTTGAATTAAAACATATTAAAGCAATTTTATAATAAATATTGCTGATTTTTGATGTATTTCCGGTTTTTTTATAATTAGAAGCAGAACGCAAAAAGTATTGAAATGCAGTTTTTTTATCATCATTTTTTAAAAAAATTTCGGCTGATAATAAATTACAATCTCCTTCTAATTCTTTATTTGAAATTTGTGAAGTATATGATAATGCTTTAGAAATGTATTCAATTGATTTATTGAAATTTTCATTTTTAAACTCAATAAGAGCAGAATCTTTGAGTTGAATAACTTGTTTTTCAAGCTGATTTTGCCCGAATAAATCAAAGAAAACTAAACTGAAAAAAATTATTGTTATATATTTAATACTTACTTTCACAATTCTTGAGTATCAGTTTAATAAAAAAGTCATCCCAAATCTGATATTTCTTCCTAACTGAGGATTATATCTTAAATCAACATCATATCCTGTCCCGTCAATTCCGCTGTGTGTTTTATCCAATAAATTATTAATTTTAAAAAAAATGTTCAAGTTTTTATGGAATCGAAAACCTCCTGTCAAATCTATTGTAAAAAATCCGTTCGATTCCGAATAATCACCAAAAATAAACGAACCGTAATTAGTCTTGAATATTTTTTGTACTCTGCTCATCCACGTAGTCTGAACAATTAAATATGTTCTTCTTGAAGGCGATAAGCTTACTTTTCCTTTACCGATATATGAAGGCATAGTTCTGAAAAACTCAATTACATCGCCATCCGGTAATATTTCTCTGCCTTTAGTAATAGTTCCTATGAGTTCAACTTTTAATTTATATTTATTTACAGGATTAATTATTACTAAAGACCCGTCTAAACCGAATAACTTAGATTCGGCACCTTCACTGTTTATATATGTTCTTGCAGGTTCTACTGTATCATTTACTGCATTCGGCAAATTTAATTCTTTGGGATTCACATATGCGGTAGTTATAATATTATCTGTTTTATTATAATAAAAAGCTAAATTAACAAACACTTTATCTTTTATTAACTTTCTTCTGATACCAAATTCATAAGCTCTGAAAAATTCCGGTTTTAAATCAGTATTCGGAACGACCGCATAGAATATACTGTCAACACCAATAGGATATGCCAAAGAATTATAAACAACATTTCCTGCCGGTGCTTTAAATGCTCGTCCGTATGAAGCTCTTACTGTAGTTTTGCTGTCTAACTTATATAAAACTGCAGCTCTCGGATTAAAACTTGAAGCCTCATATAAACTGTTATAATCATGGCGAATGCCTCCCATTACAATAAACTTATTAAACTCAAAATAAGTTTGTATAAATTCAGAGATATTAAAAAAACTGTAAGGGTTTAAACCGAAACTTTTATAATCTTCAAAGTCTCCGGGTTTTTCAATAATCTTGTTATATTGCTCTTTTTCAAAAGGTTCAAGTAAGTAATTTGTATAAGGCAAATCTACTGACAATTGAAAGGAAATACCTCCGGTTATCTCAAAATATTTTCCGAAATAAGTTATAACTTCTTCTCCGAAAATATCATTTGAAGCTGAATACTGATATACTTTATCATGTTCCGGAATAAATGTTACTCCGTAACTTGAATTATTATCCATTGAATAATTCATGAAGGACAAATTTGTAGTTGTATTAAATCGATCAATATCTTTAATGAAACTTAATGTAACCCTGTTAATGATATCGCCGAAATAATTTTGCGGATTGTTATATTTATACAAAAATGGTGTCTTTCCTATTGAACTGTGAGTTTTCCTTGCCATATTTTGATAAGATATTCCAAACCCCCTGTATCTCAAATCTAATCCTACAATATGGCTTTCAGTCGAAATATTTGAAAAAGCCGGTTTCGATAAAGTCCCTTCATAATTATATTTAAATAAATCACTTTGATCTAAACCCAATGAAGAAATCAATGCAGTAGTTAATTGCGTAGGTCTTACAGTATCACCGCCGTTTAACCAATATAACCCTTTTTGTTCCAAATAGTCCAACGGATGATAAACAGATGTATCATTAAAAATATTCATTCTCTCAAAATTAACCTTGCTGCCGTAAAAATTATATTTCAAGATATTTCGATTTCTTCCGGCTTTTCCTCCGGCATGAAAATTAATATACGAATAACCGTTTTCACCCAAAATTATATCTGCTTCAGAGAAAATACCCGATTCGGCACTTTTGGTAATAATATTTATAACTCCTACCGTAGCATCAGCCCCAAATACAGCTGAAGCCGGCCCGTAAACTATTTCAATTCGTTCTGCTTGTCTTATCGGTAATTGAGATTCAATAGGCATCCCGGATACAACAGACGGTTTTACCGGAATATTATCAATTAAAATTTTTGTGTATTTATTACCCAACATACCTCGCATCAGAAACATTTCTCCCAATTCACCTGATCCGGGTTGCGAAACTTTTATTCCGGGCAATGATTTCAAAACATCTGCTAATGTAATATACCCGTTCAGTAAAATATCTTCGCGAGTTATCACTTCTATTGTTACAGGAAGATCTTTCAATTTCTTTGAGCTTCTGCTTGCAGAAATAATCTCAATCTCATCATCACTTACAGGTTCTGACAGATCATCAGCACCAAGAATGTCAACTTTAAAAAAAGAAGTATCCGGTTGAGCAAAAATACTAAACCCGCTAAGTAAAATCAATATTATCAATATAAGAGGTGCAAATCTATACATTAAAAGTCTAAATTAATTTATCATTAAAGATACTAAAAAAAAGTAAATTTAGATACTTTGATAACTAATTTATTTTGTTCTGTTGATTTTTAAAATGAAAAGCTCCGTTTTTCAACAGAGCTTTTTATTAATTATGTTATTTTTTAATATCTGTAATGATCAGGTTTATACGGACCTTTAACAGGGATTCCGATATATTCTGATTGTTCTTCACTCATTACTGTAAGTTTTACTCCTACATGATCTAAATGTAAACGTGCAACTTCCTCATCCA
The sequence above is a segment of the Bacteroidales bacterium genome. Coding sequences within it:
- a CDS encoding tetratricopeptide repeat protein, yielding MKVSIKYITIIFFSLVFFDLFGQNQLEKQVIQLKDSALIEFKNENFNKSIEYISKALSYTSQISNKELEGDCNLLSAEIFLKNDDKKTAFQYFLRSASNYKKTGNTSKISNIYYKIALICFNSKAYNKSLIYFNLCDSIKPKSEKTYLFNQKIANYIGDSYFRTKKYDSAAGFFMQNYNNSLSKKDTANIILSLNKLIQISKKKGLFRDAVKHNNELYSIYESQNDFKKKAVIQNNIGYLYVRLKENQSALNAFKKADEESNNADTDNKFSAITHTNIGICLQNKGDYDESIVSFIKAREICEIDSNYRQRAIINNIIALVYYQKDDLYNATEYSIESIEDAEKSEDKVVLKNNYRTYSTILQALDDFQKALDFYKKHLEIRDSLLVEKRISEQMMSQRIYELENSEKELHLKLADEEVKDMLLKQMKLEAEKREQDLKLANKERELAKSEKETALKTLALEMQKRNALFKEQQIKNLEHDKAIQNLVLKQKEIKEKHKQKEIKFLKIKNEKKQLTIEKQEDEKKRFLWTFGFVLVILALIIYSLISARRKNIKLKAQKEQIEHNNDELNQQNEEITSQKEYLEKANKQITDQKIEIERTNEEITDSIKYAERIQKAVLPAIDLKAAGLSDYFIFYKPKDIVSGDFYWIKRIGFNVVIAIADCTGHGVPGAFMSMLGISSLNEVITKTRFDNAGRILDRLRNKVKKSLGQTGKELEQKDGMDMVLIIIDTENMKLQYAGANNPLMRISDGTVDLIKADRMPIGIHHNEPNFHNHIIDIKKGDLFYAYSDGFQDQFGGEKGRKYMSKRFRNMLFEIHEKPMSEQEEILKTTLSKWQSYKDKAGNTFEQVDDILIVGVKI
- a CDS encoding TonB-dependent receptor, with amino-acid sequence MYRFAPLILIILILLSGFSIFAQPDTSFFKVDILGADDLSEPVSDDEIEIISASRSSKKLKDLPVTIEVITREDILLNGYITLADVLKSLPGIKVSQPGSGELGEMFLMRGMLGNKYTKILIDNIPVKPSVVSGMPIESQLPIRQAERIEIVYGPASAVFGADATVGVINIITKSAESGIFSEADIILGENGYSYINFHAGGKAGRNRNILKYNFYGSKVNFERMNIFNDTSVYHPLDYLEQKGLYWLNGGDTVRPTQLTTALISSLGLDQSDLFKYNYEGTLSKPAFSNISTESHIVGLDLRYRGFGISYQNMARKTHSSIGKTPFLYKYNNPQNYFGDIINRVTLSFIKDIDRFNTTTNLSFMNYSMDNNSSYGVTFIPEHDKVYQYSASNDIFGEEVITYFGKYFEITGGISFQLSVDLPYTNYLLEPFEKEQYNKIIEKPGDFEDYKSFGLNPYSFFNISEFIQTYFEFNKFIVMGGIRHDYNSLYEASSFNPRAAVLYKLDSKTTVRASYGRAFKAPAGNVVYNSLAYPIGVDSIFYAVVPNTDLKPEFFRAYEFGIRRKLIKDKVFVNLAFYYNKTDNIITTAYVNPKELNLPNAVNDTVEPARTYINSEGAESKLFGLDGSLVIINPVNKYKLKVELIGTITKGREILPDGDVIEFFRTMPSYIGKGKVSLSPSRRTYLIVQTTWMSRVQKIFKTNYGSFIFGDYSESNGFFTIDLTGGFRFHKNLNIFFKINNLLDKTHSGIDGTGYDVDLRYNPQLGRNIRFGMTFLLN